A window of Sebastes umbrosus isolate fSebUmb1 chromosome 3, fSebUmb1.pri, whole genome shotgun sequence contains these coding sequences:
- the LOC119484601 gene encoding phospholipid-transporting ATPase ABCA1-like isoform X7 yields the protein MSVSTQLGLLLWKNFTYRRRQTIQLLIEIIWPLFIFFILISVRIHYPPYEQHECHFPNKAMPSAGTLPWMQGIICNANNPCFRNPTPGESPGVVGNFNDSIISRLFLDAKKILLYTQNDRSYDGYKGLLRALRKLQKNTASFKLKDFLQDNETLSHFLHHNASLPRHALKQIVEADVNLEKVLTKGFGFHLRDLCNTTPLEEFVHIADRNVSRLTQEIICKSSSDWLDKAQSHFLSNLDFFKPIRKDVQSDPKVVQEVSAATDNLLESLGALAVELASMKSWKDMRKEILYLNANATGSPNQMYQAVSRIVCGHPEGGGLKIKSLNWYEDNNYKALFGSHGNDSDNEPLSAYDNSSTPYCNNMMRSLESSPISRMIWRALKPLLMGKILYTPDTPATQRIIHEVNKTFQELGVLRDLGGMWEEMKPKVWNFMENGEEMDMVRTLLQNKASAAFFNAQLSGTEWRVSDVSAFLTKVSEDQRPAGSAYTWRDVFNETDQAIQTISRFMECVNLDKLEPVANEERLVNKSMGLLNNQKFWAGIVFPDIARSNSTDLPPNINYKIRMDIDNVERTNKIKDGYWDPGPRADPFEDLRYVWGGFSYLQDVIEHGIIRAITGTKEKTGIYVQQMPYPCYVDDIFLRVMSRSMPLFMTLAWMYSVAIIIKGVVYEKEARLKETMRIMGLNNGILWLSWFISSLIPLLISAGLLVMLLKMGNLLPYSDPGVVFLFLGSFGVVTIMQCFLISTLFSRANLAAACGGIIYFTLYLPYVLCVAWQDYVGFGAKIMVSLLSPVAFGFGCEYFALFEEQGVGIQWSNLLASPLEEDSYNLTTSICLMLFDAVLYGIMTWYIEAVFPGQYGIPRPWYFPFTKTYWCGEKENTNLSASLSKKGNAEAVCIEEEPDHIEPGVYIENLVKVYSHGNKLAVDGLSLRFYKGQITSFLGHNGAGKTTTMSILTGLFPPTSGTAYIHGKDIRSELSTIRQNLGVCPQHNVLFSMLTVEEHIWFYARLKGLPEEKVKTEMEQIVNDVGLPHKRHSRTNALSGGMQRKLSVALAFVGGSKVVILDEPTAGVDPYARRGIWDLLLKYRQGRTIILSTHHMDEADILGDRIAIISHGKLCCVGSSLFLKTQLGTGYYLTLVKRDYDLTLQSCRNSASTVSYSKKPEKEDSVSESSSDAGLGSEPESETTTIDVSLISNVIFKHVHEARLVEDLGHEITYVLPYQSAKDGAFVELFHELDDRLTDLGISSYGISDTTLEEIFLKVAEDSGVDAVELSDGVVPTRIRRHHAFGDHQSCLKPFTEDDFDFNDSEESRETDWLSGTDGKGSYQVKGWSLKRQQFVALLWKRFLYARRSRKGFFAQIVLPAVFVCIALVFSLIVPPFGKYPSLTLDPGMYGEQFSFISNDLPEDPHVNKLLGALTEKPGFGTRCMEGQPIPDSPCTAVEGEWSLPQVSESVKDIFDNGNWSMENPSPMCECSCGGRKRMLPECPAGAGGLPPPQMMISDKDTLQNLTSRNISDYLVKTYAQIIGKSLRNKIWVNEFRYGGFSLGARSSQFMAHTGDVDDAIAQLTKRFQLERGTAADRFFNSLSSFIQGLDTKNNVKIWFNNKGWHSMGSFLNVMNNGILRASLQADQDPTKFGITASNHPLNLTKEQLSQVALMTTSVDVLVSICVIFAMSFVPASFVVFLIQERVNKAKHMQFISGVQPLLYWLANFVWDMCNYIVPATLVIIIFICFQQDAYVSSTNLPVLALLLLLYGWSITPLMYPASFFFKIPSTAYVVLTSVNILIGINGSVSTFVLELFGSNEIGGINDILKNVFLIFPHFCLGRGLIDMVKNQAMADALERFGENRFRSPLAWDMVGKNLFAMAIEGLIFFIITVLIQYHFFFKARSSTSHLKPIGEEDEDVARERQRILSGGGKSDILELKELTKIYKRKQKPAVDRLCVGIPPGECFGLLGVNGAGKTSTFKMLTGDSVVTGGEAYLNGKSVTKEIDEVHQNMGYCPQFDAINDLLTGREHLEFYAILRGVPEKEVCEVAEWGIRKLGLVKYVDKSAGSYSGGNMRKLSTAIALIGGPPVVFLDEPTTGMDPKARRALWNAILSIIKEGRSVVLTSHSMEECEALCTRMAIMVNGRFRCLGSVQHLKNRFGDGYTIILRVTGPDPDLRPVMEFIERELPGSTLKEKHRNMLQYQLPTSLTSLARIFSLFSTNKEALSIEDYSVSQTTLDQVFVNFAKDQSDEDHLKDLHKRDAVVVDISKLNSFLTDNKTRESCV from the exons ATGTCCGTCTCCACTCAGCTGGGTTTACTGCTTTGGAAGAACTTCACCTACCGACGGAGACAGACT ATCCAGCTGCTGATTGAGATCATCTGGCCCctgttcatcttcttcatccTGATCTCAGTCCGAATACATTATCCACCCTACGAGCAACATGAAT GCCATTTCCCTAACAAGGCCATGCCCTCAGCGGGTACCCTGCCCTGGATGCAAGGCATCATCTGTAACGCCAACAACCCCTGCTTCCGTAACCCTACGCCTGGCGAGAGTCCCGGGGTGGTGGGGAACTTCAATGATTCTAT AATCTCCCGTCTGTTCCTCGACGCCAAGAAGATCCTGCTCTACACTCAGAACGATAGAAGCTACGATGGCTACAAAGGGCTGCTGAGGGCCCTCAGGAAGCTGCAGAAGAACACTGCCA gtTTCAAGCTGAAGGACTTTTTGCAGGACAACGAGACCCTCTCCCACTTCCTGCACCACAACGCCTCCCTTCCTCGTCACGCGCTGAAGCAGATAGTGGAGGCCGACGTCAATCTGGAGAAG GTGCTGACTAAAGGTTTCGGCTTCCATCTCAGAGACCTCTGTAACACCACCCCCCTGGAGGAGTTCGTCCACATTGCCGACCGCAACGTGTCCCGTCTGACGCAAGAAATCATCTGCAAGTCCTCCAGTGATTGGCTGGACAAGGCCCAGAGCCACTTCCTGTCCAACTTGGACTTCTTCAAACCCATTCGG AAGGATGTGCAGTCGGACCCCAAAGTCGTCCAGGAGGTCTCAGCTGCAACCGACAATCTTCTGGAGAGCCTGGGAGCGCTGGCCGTGGAG CTTGCCAGCATGAAGAGTTGGAAGGACATGCGTAAGGAGATCCTGTATCTGAATGCGAATGCCACAGGCTCTCCAAACCAGATGTACCAAGCTGTGTCACGTATCGTGTGCGGACACCCCGAGGGAGGCGGCCTCAAAATCAAGTCTCTCAACTGGTATGAGGACAACAACTACAAGGCCCTGTTCGGTAGCCATGGCAACGACAGCGACAATGAACCCCTCTCAGCTTACGACAACTCTTCCA CTCCTTATTGTAACAACATGATGCGGAGCCTGGAGTCCAGCCCCATCTCAAGGATGATCTGGAGGGCCCTGAAGCCTCTGCTCATGGGGAAGATCCTGTACACCCCAGATACTCCGGCCACACAGAGAATCATCCACGAG gttaATAAGACCTTCCAGGAGCTCGGCGTGCTGAGGGACCTCGGAGGGATGTGGGAGGAAATGAAGCCCAAAGTTTGGAACTTCATGGAGAACGGCGAGGAAATGGACATGGTCAGG ACGCTGCTCCAGAATAAAGCCAGTGCCGCGTTCTTTAACGCCCAACTCAGCGGGACTGAGTGGCGTGTGTCAGACGTGTCGGCCTTCCTGACGAAGGTCTCGGAGGACCAAAGACCCGCCGGATCCGCCTACACCTGGAGAGACGTCTTCAACGAAACTGACCAGGCCATACAGACCATCTCACGCTTCATGGAG TGTGTGAACCTGGACAAGCTGGAGCCGGTAGCCAACGAGGAGAGACTGGTCAACAAGTCCATGGGTCTCCTAAACAACCAGAAGTTCTGGGCTGGAATCGTGTTTCCCGACATCGCCCGTAGCAACAGCACCGACTTGCCTCCCAATATCAACTATAAGATCCGCATGGACATTGATAATGTTGAGAGGACAAACAAGATTAAAGATGG CTATTGGGACCCCGGTCCCAGGGCGGACCCCTTTGAGGACCTTCGCTACGTCTGGGGCGGATTTTCTTACCTACAGGACGTCATTGAGCATGGAATCATCAGAGCCATCACTGGCACCAAGGAGAAGACGGGCATCTACGTTCAGCAGATGCCCTACCCCTGCTACGTTGATGACAT tttcctGCGGGTGATGAGTCGGTCGATGCCTCTCTTCATGACCCTGGCGTGGATGTACTCGGTAGCCATCATCATCAAGGGCGTGGTCTACGAGAAGGAGGCGCGGCTCAAAGAGACCATGAGGATCATGGGGCTGAACAACGGCATCCTGTGGCTCAGCTGGTTCATCAGCAGTTTGATCCCGCTCCTGATCAGCGCCGGCTTGCTGGTGATGTTATTGAAG ATGGGAAACCTGTTGCCTTACAGTGACCCTGGCGTGGTGTTTCTATTCCTGGGATCCTTCGGTGTCGTAACCATCATGCAGTGCTTCCTCATTAGCACCCTGTTCTCTCGCGCCAACTTGGCAGCCGCCTGCGGTGGCATCATATACTTCACACTCTACCTGCCCTACGTGCTGTGTGTCGCCTGGCAGGACTACGTGGGGTTCGGAGCAAAGATTATGGTG AGTCTGCTGTCTCCTGTGGCGTTCGGTTTCGGCTGCGAGTACTTTGCCCTGTTTGAGGAGCAAGGGGTGGGCATCCAGTGGTCCAACCTGCTGGCCAGCCCTCTGGAGGAGGACAGCTACAACCTGACCACCTCCATCTGCCTCATGCTGTTTGACGCTGTGCTCTACGGAATAATGACCTGGTACATCGAAGCCGTGTTCCCTG GTCAGTATGGGATCCCCAGGCCTTGGTATTTCCCTTTCACTAAGACGTACTGgtgtggagagaaagagaacaccaacctctcagcctctctgtcgAAGAAGGGCAACGCTGAAG CAGTGTGTATTGAAGAGGAGCCAGACCACATTGAGCCAGGTGTCTACATCGAGAATCTGGTGAAGGTCTACAGCCATGGGAACAAGCTGGCTGTAGACGGACTGTCCCTGAGGTTCTATAAGGGACAGATCACCTCCTTCCTCGGCCACAACGGAGCCGGCAAGACCACAACTAT GTCAATCCTGACGGGGTTGTTTCCACCCACATCTGGCACGGCCTATATCCACGGCAAGGACATCCGCAGTGAGCTCAGCACCATCCGGCAGAATCTGGGCGTCTGTCCCCAGCACAACGTACTTTTCAGCAT GCTGACGGTGGAGGAGCACATCTGGTTCTACGCCCGTCTGAAGGGGCTGCCGGAGGAGAAGGTGAAGACCGAGATGGAACAGATCGTGAACGATGTCGGACTGCCTCACAAACGGCACTCTCGCACCAACGCGCTGTCCG GAGGGATGCAGAGGAAGCTGTCAGTGGCCCTGGCTTTTGTTGGGGGCTCAAAGGTTGTGATCCTGGATGAACCTACAGCTGGGGTTGATCCCTACGCACGCAGGGGGATCTGGGACCTGCTGCTGAAATACAGACAAG GCCGCACCATCATCCTGTCCACCCATCACATGGACGAGGCCGACATCCTGGGCGACCGCATCGCCATCATTTCCCACGGCAAGCTGTGCTGCGTGGGCTCCTCGCTCTTCCTGAAGACCCAGCTGGGCACGGGCTACTACCTGACTCTGGTCAAGAGAGACTACGATCTGACGCTCCAGTCCTGCAGGAACTCTGCCAGCACCGTCTCCTACAGCAAGAAGCCCGAGAAG GAGGACAGTGTGTCAGAGAGCAGCTCAGATGCTGGTCTGGGCAGCGAACCCGAGAGTGAAACCACCACTATTG ATGTGTCCCTCATCTCCAACGTGATATTCAAGCATGTCCACGAGGCTCGCCTAGTGGAGGACCTCGGCCACGAGATCACCTACGTTCTGCCCTACCAGTCAGCTAAAGACGGAGCCTTTGTAGAGCTCTTCCACGAGCTGGACGACCGTCTCACCGACCTGGGAATATCCAGCTACGGGATATCTGACACCACCCTGGAGGAG ATTTTCTTGAAAGTGGCTGAGGACAGTGGAGTGGATGCTGTTGAGCTCTCAG ATGGAGTTGTGCCGACCAGGATTCGTCGCCATCACGCGTTTGGAGACCACCAGAGCTGCCTGAAGCCCTTCACCGAAGACGACTTTGATTTCAACGACTCTGAAG AATCCCGTGAGACCGACTGGCTCAGTGGAACAGATGGCAAAGGCTCATACCAGGTCAAGGGCTGGAGTCTGAAGAGACAGCAGTTTGTGGCACTACTCTGGAAACGATTCCTCTACGCTCGTCGCTCCAGGAAAGGCTTCTTCGCTCAG ATTGTTCTCCCGgcggtgtttgtgtgtatcGCCCTGGTGTTCAGCCTGATTGTCCCTCCGTTTGGAAAGTACCCAAGTCTGACTCTGGATCCCGGCATGTATGGAGAACAGTTTTCCTTCATCAG TAATGACTTACCTGAGGACCCTCACGTCAACAAACTACTGGGAGCCCTGACTGAAAAACCAGGATTTGGAACGCGCTGCATGGAAGGACAACCCATACC GGACTCTCCCTGTACAGCGGTTGAGGGCGAGTGGTCGCTCCCGCAAGTCTCTGAAAGCGTGAAGGACATTTTCGACAACGGCAACTGGTCCATGGAGAACCCCTCCCCCATGTGTGAGTGCAGCTGTGGAGGACGCAAGAGGATGCTCCCGGAGTGTCCCGCTGGTGCCGGGGGACTTCCACCACCACAG ATGATGATCAGTGACAAAGACACGCTTCAGAATTTGACTAGCAGGAACATCTCAGACTATCTGGTTAAAACCTACGCTCAGATCATTGGCAAGAG tCTGAGGAACAAGATTTGGGTCAACGAGTTCAG ATATGGCGGATTCTCATTGGGCGCCAGGAGTTCTCAGTTCATGGCCCACACAGGTGACGTCGACGATGCGATCGCTCAACTGACGAAACGTTTCCAACTGGAGAGA ggAACCGCAGCGGATCGTTTCTTTAACAGTCTCTCCAGTTTTATACAAGGATTGGACACCAAGAATAACGTCAAg ATCTGGTTCAACAACAAGGGCTGGCACAGCATGGGCTCTTTCCTCAACGTGATGAACAACGGCATCCTGCGCGCCAGCCTGCAGGCCGACCAAGACCCCACCAAGTTTGGCATCACTGCCTCCAATCACCCGCTCAACCTCACCAAGGAGCAGCTGTCGCAGGTCGCACT GATGACGACATCTGTTGACGTGCTGGTTTCCATCTGCGTGATCTTCGCCATGTCCTTTGTCCCGGCCAGTTTTGTGGTCTTCCTCATCCAGGAGAGAGTGAACAAGGCCAAGCACATGCAGTTCATCAGCGGAGTGCAGCCTTTACTGTACTGGCTGGCCAACTTTGTCTGGGATATG TGTAACTACATCGTCCCAGCCACACtggtcatcatcatcttcatctgttTCCAACAAGACGCCTACGTCTCCTCCACCAATCTGCCCGTGCTGGcgctgcttctgctgctctaCGG GTGGTCGATCACCCCTCTGATGTACCCGGCCTCGTTCTTCTTTAAGATCCCCAGCACGGCCTACGTGGTCCTGACCAGCGTCAACATACTGATAGGAATCAACGGCAGCGTCTCCACGTTTGTACTGGAGCTGTTTGGAAGCAat GAAATCGGTGGCATCAACGACATCCTGAAGAACGTGTTCCTCATCTTCCCTCACTTCTGTCTGGGCAGAGGACTAATTGACATGGTGAAGAATCAGGCAATGGCCGACGCTTTGGAGAGATTCG GCGAAAACCGCTTCCGCTCCCCGCTGGCCTGGGACATGGTGGGAAAGAACCTGTTCGCGATGGCCATAGAGGGCCtgatcttcttcatcatcaccgTCCTCATTCAGTACCACTTCTTCTTCAAGGCCAG GTCGTCCACCAGTCACCTGAAGCCGATTGGAGAAGAGGACGAGGATGTGGCCAGAGAGCGACAGAGGATCCTTAGCGGAGGAGGAAAGTCGGACATCCTGGAGCTCAAAGAGCTCACCAAGATTTACAAGAGGAAACAGAAGCCGGCAGTGGACCGGCTGTGTGTCGGCATCCCCCCTGGAGAG TGCTTTGGTTTGCTGGGGGTGAATGGAGCAGGGAAgaccagcacctttaaaatgcTGACAGGAGACTCGGTGGTCACCGGTGGAGAGGCCTACCTGAATGGCAAGAG TGTAACTAAAGAGATAGATGAGGTGCATCAGAACATGGGCTACTGTCCTCAGTTTGACGCCATCAACGACCTGCTGACCGGCAGAGAGCACCTCGAGTTTTACGCCATCCTGAGAGGAGTACCTGAGAAGGAAGTCTGTGAG GTGGCAGAGTGGGGCATCAGGAAGCTGGGCTTGGTCAAATATGTGGACAAGTCAGCAGGCAGCTACAGTGGAGGAAACATGAGGAAACTGTCGACTGCCATCGCTCTCATAGGAGGACCACCTGTCGTCTTTCTG GATGAACCGACGACAGGCATGGATCCTAAAGCACGTCGTGCTCTGTGGAACGCCATCCTGAGCATCATCAAAGAGGGACGATCTGTAGTCCTGACCTCTCACAG CATGGAGGAGTGTGAAGCACTTTGCACCAGAATGGCCATCATGGTCAACGGCAGGTTCCGCTGTCTGGGCAGCGTGCAGCATCTCAAAAACAG GTTTGGTGATGGCTACACCATCATCCTGCGGGTGACCGGCCCCGACCCAGACCTCCGGCCGGTGATGGAGTTCATAGAGCGGGAGCTGCCCGGCAGCACGCTGAAGGAGAAGCACCGCAACATGCTGCAGTACCAGCTGCCTACCTCCCTCACCTCCCTCGCCCGCATCTTCTCCCTGTTCTCTACGAACAAGGAGGCCCTCAGCATAGAGGACTACTCCGTCTCACAGACAACGTTAGACCAA GTGTTTGTAAATTTCGCCAAGGACCAAAGTGACGAGGACCATTTGAAAGATCTGCACAAACGGGACGCTGTGGTAGTGGACATTTCAAAGTTGAACTCTTTCCTCACGGACAACAAGACCAGGGAAAGCTGCGTCTGA